From the genome of Treponema denticola:
CACTATTAAAGTAGTTGTAACTGCCGAAAAGGGTAATAACACTAAAACTGCAACAATCATCGTTTATCGAAAAAGAGAGAGTGAAGATACTTCACTTAAAACACTAAAAGCCAATAATCATGATATTTTGCAGATGGTTTACAAAAATACCGTTACTGCCGATCCTGTAGCAAATGCAACAACGGGAATTGTTATAATAGCAGCTCCAAAAAATGAGAAAGCAAGTCTTTCTTTAAAATGTAATGAAGCCGAAATTACGGCAGATGCAAACGACAAAACAAAGTTTGTATGCCCGTTAAAAGAAGGCGGCAATAAGATAATCTTACAAGTAACGGCTGCCGACGGAAAAACAAAAGAAGATATATCCATCGATATTCACCGATATACCTTGTTGGAGGAGGACCCGTCACTTGAAGTTTTAAAAGCCGGAACCCAAGATATTTTATCCATTATAGCAAGCCCCATTACTCTTGACCCTGTAAAAAATGTAACAGACAGCATTGTTATAACGGCAAAGACTAAATGTAATGAAGCAAAAGTTGAACTAAAGTGTAATGGCTCTACAATCACAGCAGATACAAACGACAAAACCAAGTTTACCTGCCCCTTAAACATTGGAGATAACACAATAACTTTACAGGTAACGGCTGCTGACGGTACAACTAAGGGAAGCCTTATAACTATTAATGTCCACCGAAATAACTTTGAAGATGAAAACTCTTCACTTAAATCGCTTACGATAGACAAGGCTCCCGGTTTTATCTTTGACGGCACTAAAACCGAATATCAAGATATTCCGGTTCCTTACGGAAATGTCCTTATTAAAGCCGTAGCTTATGCTAATGCAGAGGTTATGATTGACGGTAAAAATAGCAGCGATCCGGGCTATGGTACCGTTGCGATAAGTGCCGCAAAACTTCGAGTAATTGTTAAAGTAACCAAGGGCGGCAATTCAAAGGAGTACACCCTTAACTTTGTTGAAGCCGCTCATAGCGTCGTAAACGTTGAAGTCCTTGTAGTCGATTCTATAGGAGGTACAAAGGTATCGGGTACCACGCTTAAGGTTTTTGACGCAAGAACAAACGCCCAAATCGGACTGGATATACCGGTTCATAACGGTATTGCCAATGTAATAGCCCTACAACGCGATCTACGCTATAATTTTAAACTTGAAGGTATTCCTGGACAGTGGGCAGGTTCTTTAATCGAAAACTACTATATTTCAGCTTTACCAAATCAAAAACTTACGATGATCCAATTCCCGCATGGGGATCATACACGGGGAGTAGAACCGCCTAAACTAGCTTCAATTATGAAGGCGGCTGCCGACGGAGTTGAAACACCCATAAATGAAGGCGATTCCATTGATAACAGTCTAAAAAGCATTAAGGTCGAATTTTCTTCAAGCGTAGGTGCTGTCGAAGAAAAAGCTTGGAGCGGCTTTGGGGCTAAGTTAGGTATGGGAATGATTCCTAACAGCATAACAGGAATTGAAGGTTACTATGACGGCACAACATATTCTGCCCCAACTTTTACTTCAAAATACGATTTTGAGTTAAAACCTGGTACAGGAAACTTTATCTTCCCCAACGGAAACTTCGACTTAATAGTTGTCGGGTACGATATTGCAAATAACCGTGTCGAAAAACACATAAGCATTAAATCGGAAAACTCTGCAAACGGAGAATCCTTAGAGAATGCTAAATTTGACGAAATGGTTATGATTTCAAGACGCGTACCCTATTCGGCAAATATTTATTCAAATGACGGAGAGGATATTACACATGTAGATATAATGGGAAAGAGCTTTAACGGCAATATAAAGCCTTTAGCCCTTGATCCCGCAGACGGAAGACGCTCTTCATATCTATCCATAATGATATTCAGTCTTGTGGATAAGAATAATGGTAACCACATTCCCATTATCGGCTTTGACCTTTACCGAAAAAAAGCGGGTACAAGTGATAAATTTGAACGCGTAAGCCGTACAATTTATGGAAACCTTACGACAGAAAGTGAAGGAGGACATCAGGGACTTGATACGGATTCACGCTTGGAAGAAAATGTAGAATATGAATATAAGGTTATAGCCTATAATGCAAGCCATACGGCAGAATCTCCCGTATTAAAAATGAAGGTAATGGAATCCTTTACCTACGAGCTTACAGCTCCCGATAACCGTGCTTTGATTACAAAGGCAGCTGCTCAAAACATGAGCTATATCTGCAAGGTAAGTAATCCCGATCTTCTTAAAAAAGAAAATGCAGACCGCTTTAATTCAGGGCTATTAGTAGTTGACGGACAGGGAGAAGCTCTTTTCGGTGCCAGATTCCGCTATTTCTACAATAGAACATATAAAGACGGAAATTCGGGTCCTGACCTTCTTATAGACATTGCGCAGCAAGGCAAGGTGTACTCAAAGATTTCATATCAGGATGTTTTGAAAGGTCGATTGGCACGAATGGGTATTAACAGCCTTGAAGATATCATCAAAGTAGACTCTGCAACAGGAGAGATTACTCTTACTTCTAAATTTACCCGGATAGGTATTTTTAACGTTGAAACCTACACAAAAGGCAGAGCTCTTGAATACACGGCAGGTACTACCTATCAGTGGGATATGCAGGATTGGGGTAATAATGCCTATAGGTTGGACGATGATAGACCGATGCTGATCGTCAAAAATTATGAGTATACAAATCCCGACGGTTCTACAGGATCGATTGAGAGCCAAACTTGGGGTAATACCCGCTCTAACGGTGCTAATGCAATTAATGGAAGATTTACCTTTACGGTAACAGAATAAGGAATGGAGGATTTTAATGAAACGATTTTTTTATTTGCTAACGGCCTTAGCCGTTATACTGTCCTCATGCTCTTTCGGAATAAAGACTCCCGAAAGTTCAAAGCATGAAAAAATTAAGGAAAGTTTAAATATAGACATTCCTGCCCTTACCGAAAAAGGACTTGAAGATATTGTAGAAGGTTCTTTTATCGTAAAAACTGCCTCAAATTTTGACAAAACCCTTTTTGGAAAAGAAGGCTTTGAAGTTAGAGGTTTTGTTTCCCTTAGAGGCGAAGATATCCGATATTGGAACATCCACAAGGAAGGAAATGCAAAAAAGAACCTTTCAAGGGTACTTTTTATTAAGGGAGTTCTTTCAGCCGAATATGATTATAAGGTTGAAGAACCTAAATATACCAAAGGCCCAATTTCTCAAGGTAAACAGCCTATAGAAGCTATGGGACTCCTCAATGGAGATTACCTTAATGACCCCATAGCCAATAATTCGGATTACGGGCTTAAGATAACCGAAGCTTTAAGAGCCTATAAGGATGTGGGCTACGAGAATAAACAGGTAGTTGTAGGCATTATCGATACCGGTATTAACATGGAGCATAGAGATTTTAAAGACGATAGCAACAAATCTATCGTGCTTTATGCAAAATCCGCCGCAACCGACAAGACAGGAAAGACTTATGTAGGAGACGGAAACGCCTTTACAGAAATACCCATAGGCGAAAACTGGGACCATGGAGAACACGGTACTCACTGTTCGGGTACCATAGCAGCTCGCGGTGATAACCATGTGGGTATTGCAGGCGTTGCATGGAAAAATACAAAAATTATCTCTTATCAAGGCTTAGGTATTAAAGACGGCGGAAGAACTTGGGCTATTTACGGTGCAATGGCAGACCTCGTAGATACCGTAGAAATTTTGCGTAAACCTAAGGCAGACCGCTCAGCTGAAGAAATTGATGCTCTCCCCTCCTATCTTAAAGATACCGACTATCAAATTACCCAAAAAACTGTTCCTGTAAATATGAGTTTGGGAGGTTCATACGGCACCGAATTCGCATTTGCTGTTCTAACCAATGCCGTAAAAAATGATGTTCTTCCCGTAATCGCTATGGGAAATGAAGGCCGCTATACTGCAGCTTACCCTGCCGCCTTCCCCGGCGTACTTGCAGTAGGAGCTACTACGGCACAAGATAAGCAAAAAGACTTTAGCAATAATGGGGCATGGATAAGTATTTCCGCCCCCGGCGACGGAGTTATGTCTTGTAATGTACACGGAGATGATTCTTACCAGAGTATGAGCGGTACATCCATGGCTACTCCCTTTATAACCGGAACCATAGGCTATCTTTTATCCTTCGATAATGCCCGTAATTTGACACCCTATCAGATTAAGACCTTACTCGAAAGGACTGCCGATAAGATTGACGGAATGGGTGAGTTTGATGAACGCTACGGTTACGGACGGGTCAATGTGTTCAAGGCAGCCAAGGCTGTAAAAGACGGCGGTTCTGAAATTCCTGCTCCAAATGACATCTATAGTGAGGCGGAAATAAGGGTTAAAGTAACCAATAAGGGACAAGCGGTATCGGGAAACAAAATCACCTTAATTGATAGCGTTACTAAAGCCCCTCTTGCCTTTGTTGCCGATTTGAATGACCAGTCCCCTGTCGTTTTTAAAGGTCTTATCAAAGGCAGACAGTACTCCGTTTATACAAATTTTGCCGGAGAAGCTAAAGAAAAAACATTTACGGTAACAGACACGGATCAAAACATTACTATAGCTTTTAATAAGGAAATCGTATGGGTTTCTACGGTGCCTTCTTTGCATTATAACGGCGGTAAAGACAAAACCGATACTCAAATTGCAGTTTTTGAAGAAAAAGCCGACGGTTCGCCTGATTTCGATAACCCTGTTATTAAATATGACCAAGGTGAGCTTGATACAACCTATTTTGTTGCAATGCCCGGTAAAAAGTACTATGTGCTTATTACAGGTTATATTGATTCGAAGAAGGTTTTCCATGGTGGTAACTATGCGGTAAAGATCGGAGATACAGCTCTTAATCCTGACGGTGAAGGTATTACCGACGGAGCCCGTACTGCAGCTGAGAACGATAGCCATGAACCGGATAATGATCCTACCCAAGCTAAGGCAAAGGGTGATGCATGGAATAAGACATTCGCCTGCAACTTGGTTTCTCCCGGTAAGGATGCGGATGGCAATGATAAGCCGGATTATGACTTTTTCTATATTGAATTGCCGTAATTAATAACGGTTATTTAAGCTCTTATGCTTTTACCCCCGTAAGACGGATGCCTTAAAAGGCCCTTACGGGGGTTTTTTTATGATTTTCCGTTTATAGACCGCATATTGAAACAAGTTTTCTTTTTAAGCCTTCAAGACCCTCGCCCGTCTTAACCGAAATTTCTACGGCTTCGGGGTATCGCTCTTTTAAGCTCAGTATTTGGGCCTCATCAAAAACTTCATCCATTTTGTTTATTGCGATTATAGAGGGCTTACCACTGCAAGAAAGCTCGTCTAAGACTTTTTTTGTTACTTCAAGACATTCAGGCATTGCAGGATGGGCTGCATCGCAGACTATGATTAAAAAATCTGCAAGGGCTGCTTCAAGGTTTCGCTGAATACGGGGGCTTACCGCACTGTTAAACACAACAAGGTCGGCTCCTTCTTCTTCGATAGCTTGAGCAATTTTTTCAAGCTGCCCCGAACCTACAAGAGTCGCAGGGTTTTCTTTTGCTATTCTAAAGCGGAGGGATGATAGGGACTTTAAAAAGATGGTTTCAACAAGACTTTTTAGCTCCTTTTCTTCTATTTCTTTTAGGGCTTCCGCAGTTTTTTCCTGTAATGTGGAGCGGCTTATATAAGAGCTTGAGGCCGGCCCTGAAAATATATCCGTAAAAATAAGTAGGGCCTTTTTTGTTTCGTTATCGGTTATATACATGCGGTGAAGCTCCTTTGTAAATTATCAATCTGTT
Proteins encoded in this window:
- the prtP gene encoding dentilisin complex serine proteinase subunit PrtP, which gives rise to MKRFFYLLTALAVILSSCSFGIKTPESSKHEKIKESLNIDIPALTEKGLEDIVEGSFIVKTASNFDKTLFGKEGFEVRGFVSLRGEDIRYWNIHKEGNAKKNLSRVLFIKGVLSAEYDYKVEEPKYTKGPISQGKQPIEAMGLLNGDYLNDPIANNSDYGLKITEALRAYKDVGYENKQVVVGIIDTGINMEHRDFKDDSNKSIVLYAKSAATDKTGKTYVGDGNAFTEIPIGENWDHGEHGTHCSGTIAARGDNHVGIAGVAWKNTKIISYQGLGIKDGGRTWAIYGAMADLVDTVEILRKPKADRSAEEIDALPSYLKDTDYQITQKTVPVNMSLGGSYGTEFAFAVLTNAVKNDVLPVIAMGNEGRYTAAYPAAFPGVLAVGATTAQDKQKDFSNNGAWISISAPGDGVMSCNVHGDDSYQSMSGTSMATPFITGTIGYLLSFDNARNLTPYQIKTLLERTADKIDGMGEFDERYGYGRVNVFKAAKAVKDGGSEIPAPNDIYSEAEIRVKVTNKGQAVSGNKITLIDSVTKAPLAFVADLNDQSPVVFKGLIKGRQYSVYTNFAGEAKEKTFTVTDTDQNITIAFNKEIVWVSTVPSLHYNGGKDKTDTQIAVFEEKADGSPDFDNPVIKYDQGELDTTYFVAMPGKKYYVLITGYIDSKKVFHGGNYAVKIGDTALNPDGEGITDGARTAAENDSHEPDNDPTQAKAKGDAWNKTFACNLVSPGKDADGNDKPDYDFFYIELP
- the prcA gene encoding dentilisin complex subunit PrcA; the encoded protein is MSQKIKNAIALFGMISVLLVLIGCPAKVDTRSENANITEIKVGDTKADIKEALSSGWKTTVSYATNKVTLIVKPEDSNASLKVTCNNTQVAHKDDKTKFECPLNEGDNTIKVVVTAEKGNNTKTATIIVYRKRESEDTSLKTLKANNHDILQMVYKNTVTADPVANATTGIVIIAAPKNEKASLSLKCNEAEITADANDKTKFVCPLKEGGNKIILQVTAADGKTKEDISIDIHRYTLLEEDPSLEVLKAGTQDILSIIASPITLDPVKNVTDSIVITAKTKCNEAKVELKCNGSTITADTNDKTKFTCPLNIGDNTITLQVTAADGTTKGSLITINVHRNNFEDENSSLKSLTIDKAPGFIFDGTKTEYQDIPVPYGNVLIKAVAYANAEVMIDGKNSSDPGYGTVAISAAKLRVIVKVTKGGNSKEYTLNFVEAAHSVVNVEVLVVDSIGGTKVSGTTLKVFDARTNAQIGLDIPVHNGIANVIALQRDLRYNFKLEGIPGQWAGSLIENYYISALPNQKLTMIQFPHGDHTRGVEPPKLASIMKAAADGVETPINEGDSIDNSLKSIKVEFSSSVGAVEEKAWSGFGAKLGMGMIPNSITGIEGYYDGTTYSAPTFTSKYDFELKPGTGNFIFPNGNFDLIVVGYDIANNRVEKHISIKSENSANGESLENAKFDEMVMISRRVPYSANIYSNDGEDITHVDIMGKSFNGNIKPLALDPADGRRSSYLSIMIFSLVDKNNGNHIPIIGFDLYRKKAGTSDKFERVSRTIYGNLTTESEGGHQGLDTDSRLEENVEYEYKVIAYNASHTAESPVLKMKVMESFTYELTAPDNRALITKAAAQNMSYICKVSNPDLLKKENADRFNSGLLVVDGQGEALFGARFRYFYNRTYKDGNSGPDLLIDIAQQGKVYSKISYQDVLKGRLARMGINSLEDIIKVDSATGEITLTSKFTRIGIFNVETYTKGRALEYTAGTTYQWDMQDWGNNAYRLDDDRPMLIVKNYEYTNPDGSTGSIESQTWGNTRSNGANAINGRFTFTVTE